In Sphingomonas sp. SORGH_AS_0950, the following are encoded in one genomic region:
- a CDS encoding TonB-dependent receptor, whose translation MSLVIGRRRAVQFAMSGAALIAMAQPGLAQQNGRLAPPADDQISPTDPLATAADITVVGTRASLRSAIARKKQADTVVDSIVADDIASFPDKNVGEALARITGVQLQRDFGEGSKVSIRGVEPDLNRIEINGVSQQSAGGERSGDFRELAVELVKSIDVYKGYTVDLTEGGIGGTVRVETRRPLELLKPIFSIKGEAQRLNLAQKWRPRVNLTAGRADLLDGRLGVLLNVTHSQVDTRGDSIANTDWRRYFDLDRSSEKTVADPDYAAYSTYESCAGTTGGTAAKATAARLACETQFFDWAPNSARYRVLDRFDARTSFDGQLQYRVADNFTIWTQAQLNWRNQRMRDTNYTVNLSSGTGRTLDLTRYNLDAPLATNAAGGASRPRPTVGTVTTENHVLTSVLTALNGVNAATDGATANYRGANGIVGVQRRDFRYDEESRYFQTGFEWDLDRLHLIGLASTSRASRIDETNLVGITTGVPGIKIDRRNPDGLPILQFPAAFDPADISSYADATRRGANGQLLNQTGPVLQYRPGQNDASEDQLKLDATYAVNWGPLKAIAFGGQFRDQDLVSYGAGGARLLRAAVTAVPSAGIAASPAIYQYNNNISYTTVIGPVPAGGAAANTYYLTAAQYQQFLAANSGLTGGAPLFTGISGAEGAPQRLAIPLFDYANLSRYYDLSGFNQDRVRFADGLPQIPDYVINERIVAGYLKADIDTRLFGMPLTGNVGVRYTATRDRSVSSNTRRENRVRPGTGVGTVPAVIETATVAVQQITLQNHYHDWLPAANAALEVQPDLFIRLGYAKNLARPKPSDLSPAINCVIDTANTIAGEDTCSAGNPYLKPYRADQYELNAAWYPNRDTAISIGYYYKDIQSFVLPAATVSGVDLFRDGTLYTVRQPLNGFGAKLDGIEASAQTVLGFLPAPFDGFGLSGNITYSRSINSGLTNQATGEPLSEFPGLSKFTYNASIFFDRDWLNARINYNRRSSWLYQAASANNGNSPVYRRGETYVDAKVQLRLGAHYSVFVEALNLTNQLTRSYIDDARPIEFTDVGRRVFLGAQLKL comes from the coding sequence ATGTCGTTGGTCATCGGCCGCCGTCGAGCGGTACAATTCGCCATGTCCGGTGCGGCGCTGATCGCGATGGCGCAACCGGGACTGGCACAGCAAAATGGGCGTTTGGCGCCCCCCGCCGATGATCAGATTTCTCCGACCGATCCCCTGGCCACCGCAGCCGACATCACGGTCGTCGGGACGCGGGCCTCGCTACGCTCGGCGATCGCGCGCAAGAAGCAGGCGGATACGGTGGTCGATTCGATCGTCGCCGACGACATTGCCAGCTTTCCCGACAAGAATGTCGGCGAGGCGCTGGCCCGGATCACCGGCGTGCAGTTGCAGCGCGACTTCGGCGAAGGCAGCAAAGTGTCGATCCGCGGCGTCGAGCCCGATCTGAACCGCATCGAGATCAACGGCGTCAGCCAGCAGAGCGCCGGCGGCGAGCGGAGCGGCGACTTTCGGGAACTGGCGGTCGAGCTGGTTAAGTCAATCGATGTCTATAAGGGCTATACGGTCGATCTGACCGAGGGGGGTATCGGCGGGACGGTGCGCGTCGAGACCCGTCGTCCGCTCGAACTGCTCAAGCCCATCTTCAGCATCAAGGGCGAGGCGCAGCGGCTGAACCTGGCGCAGAAATGGCGCCCGCGCGTCAATCTTACCGCGGGCCGCGCCGACCTGCTCGACGGTCGACTGGGCGTGCTGCTCAACGTGACGCACAGTCAGGTCGACACGCGCGGCGATTCCATCGCGAATACCGACTGGCGGCGGTATTTCGATCTCGACCGGTCGAGCGAAAAGACCGTCGCCGACCCGGACTATGCTGCCTATTCGACCTATGAAAGCTGTGCGGGCACGACGGGCGGAACCGCCGCCAAGGCCACCGCCGCGCGGCTGGCGTGCGAGACCCAGTTCTTTGACTGGGCTCCCAACTCCGCACGATACCGGGTGCTGGACCGATTCGACGCCCGGACCTCGTTCGACGGGCAGTTGCAATATCGCGTCGCCGATAACTTCACCATCTGGACCCAGGCGCAGCTCAACTGGCGCAACCAACGGATGCGCGACACCAACTACACCGTCAATCTGAGCAGCGGGACCGGCAGGACCCTGGACCTGACTCGCTATAACCTGGACGCGCCGCTGGCCACCAACGCCGCCGGTGGCGCTTCCCGTCCGCGTCCGACCGTGGGAACGGTCACGACCGAGAACCATGTATTGACCAGCGTGCTGACCGCGCTGAACGGCGTAAACGCCGCCACCGACGGCGCGACCGCTAATTATCGTGGCGCGAACGGCATCGTCGGGGTGCAGCGCCGCGACTTTCGCTACGACGAGGAAAGCCGCTATTTCCAGACCGGGTTCGAATGGGATCTGGACCGGCTGCACCTGATCGGCCTGGCCTCGACCTCCAGGGCGTCGCGGATCGATGAGACGAACCTGGTGGGGATCACCACGGGCGTACCGGGTATCAAGATCGACCGGCGCAACCCCGACGGTCTGCCCATCCTTCAGTTTCCGGCGGCGTTCGATCCCGCCGACATATCCAGCTATGCCGACGCCACGCGGCGCGGCGCGAATGGGCAGTTGCTCAACCAGACGGGCCCCGTGCTGCAATATCGCCCCGGCCAGAACGATGCCTCGGAAGACCAGTTGAAGCTGGATGCGACCTATGCCGTCAACTGGGGGCCGCTCAAGGCCATCGCCTTTGGTGGTCAGTTTCGGGATCAGGACCTGGTATCCTATGGGGCGGGTGGCGCCCGCCTGCTGAGGGCGGCCGTGACCGCGGTTCCGTCTGCCGGGATCGCCGCATCGCCCGCCATCTACCAGTATAACAACAACATATCCTATACGACCGTGATCGGCCCGGTTCCTGCGGGCGGAGCGGCGGCCAATACCTATTACCTGACTGCAGCGCAGTATCAGCAGTTCCTCGCGGCCAATAGCGGGCTGACCGGTGGAGCGCCGCTGTTCACCGGGATTTCAGGAGCGGAGGGCGCGCCGCAGAGACTGGCCATCCCATTGTTCGACTACGCCAATCTGTCGCGTTACTATGACCTGTCGGGATTCAACCAGGATCGCGTGCGCTTTGCAGACGGCCTTCCCCAAATTCCCGATTACGTCATCAACGAGCGTATCGTCGCGGGCTATCTGAAGGCCGATATCGACACACGTCTCTTCGGAATGCCGCTGACGGGCAATGTCGGGGTGCGCTATACGGCGACACGCGACCGTTCGGTCAGCAGCAACACGCGGCGCGAAAATCGCGTACGGCCGGGAACCGGGGTCGGCACCGTCCCGGCGGTGATCGAAACCGCGACGGTCGCGGTTCAGCAGATCACGCTGCAAAATCACTATCATGACTGGTTGCCCGCCGCGAATGCCGCGCTGGAAGTGCAGCCCGACCTTTTCATCCGACTGGGCTATGCCAAGAACCTGGCACGGCCCAAGCCCAGCGATCTTTCCCCCGCGATCAACTGCGTGATCGACACGGCGAATACGATCGCGGGTGAAGACACCTGCTCGGCAGGCAATCCCTATCTGAAACCTTATCGTGCCGACCAGTATGAGTTGAATGCCGCCTGGTATCCCAACCGCGATACCGCGATCAGTATCGGCTATTACTACAAGGACATCCAGAGCTTCGTGCTGCCCGCCGCGACGGTGTCGGGCGTAGACCTTTTCCGCGACGGCACGCTGTACACGGTACGCCAGCCGCTCAACGGCTTCGGCGCGAAGCTCGACGGGATCGAGGCGAGCGCCCAGACCGTGCTCGGCTTCCTGCCCGCGCCATTTGACGGCTTCGGGCTCAGCGGGAACATCACCTATAGCCGCTCGATCAACAGCGGCCTCACCAACCAGGCGACGGGCGAGCCGCTGTCCGAATTCCCCGGACTGTCCAAATTCACCTACAATGCCAGCATCTTCTTCGACCGCGACTGGCTCAACGCCCGGATCAATTACAACCGGCGGAGCAGTTGGCTTTATCAGGCCGCCAGTGCGAACAACGGCAACAGCCCCGTGTACCGACGCGGCGAAACCTATGTCGATGCCAAGGTACAGCTTCGCCTGGGCGCCCATTATTCGGTCTTTGTCGAGGCGCTGAACCTGACCAATCAGTTGACGCGATCCTATATCGACGATGCGCGGCCGATCGAATTCACCGATGTCGGACGGCGCGTGTTCCTTGGCGCGCAGCTGAAACTGTAA
- a CDS encoding TonB-dependent siderophore receptor encodes MKIVVMSLLVGASPMATAAAQDAAPRASVGESKTGDEIVVTGTRTGERTVTTSPVPIDVLRGDELRASGYQETSEVLRQLAPSFSFANPTTPDGNTHIHSASLRGLSPDETLVLVNGKRLHGAAWVNTGGTIGKGATPTDLNQIPAAGIGRIEILRDGASAQYGSDAIAGVINILLRTDTALHATASAGTTYDGGGDTYEVSLGGGLKLGEDGFVNVTGYYRDHQAANRAQPDTRQFYFGLSPTGAPQPLSSRYGAGIGLNPPGGVTGTRLDPREASVDRNVWRFADQGDIKDGSVLVNLSKPLGSVELYGFGGYRLSRAKSNASFRRPGQDENVRAIYPNGFLPFVDTESTDYTGALGLRGDLAGWKWDLSSVYGGNRIAYRTRNTLNATLGTASPTRFYNGRYGNSQWTTDLTLSNSVEAGLAAPIDVAIGAEYRRDGYKIGAGELASYQYGPARVLDGPNAGAIPTIGSQGFAGIQPSDTVDVHRDAISAFAEAGLEPLHGWTVDLAGRYEHYSDFGDTWNGQASTRLALPAGFALRGSIGTGFHAPSLAQQYFSSTSSRTIVNNTTGFPEFVLVRTAPVGSALAKALGAQALKPETSTNFGGGLTYAAGRLTASVDYYHIDIDDRIMLSSNYVDASGSRRLRDYLAGIGIPGVTSVRYFTNAVDTRTQGVDVTAAYATPLGGWGDLKLTAAYNHNLTRLRRIAATPPQITALGITTPLFDVVERTRVERGQPRDKVALGTTLRTGPITFDVRATRYGRVEQVALTNQTPAAVALIAQGSTPYRTLPTESGTRGNVDVIQQLEPKWVTDFSFTGQVNRNLAVTVGANNLFNVYPTENIRSTAALTGADTFGVFPYSEFSPFGFSGAFYYVRAGVSF; translated from the coding sequence ATGAAGATCGTCGTGATGAGTCTGTTGGTCGGCGCATCACCCATGGCGACCGCAGCGGCACAAGATGCGGCCCCTCGGGCGAGTGTAGGAGAGTCGAAGACGGGCGACGAGATCGTGGTCACCGGGACGCGCACCGGCGAACGTACCGTCACGACTTCACCGGTGCCGATCGACGTGCTGCGCGGCGACGAATTGCGCGCTTCGGGTTATCAGGAGACGAGCGAGGTGCTCCGCCAGCTTGCGCCGTCCTTCTCCTTCGCCAATCCGACGACGCCGGACGGCAACACCCATATCCACTCCGCCTCGCTGCGGGGGCTGTCACCCGACGAGACGCTGGTGCTGGTCAACGGCAAGCGGCTTCACGGTGCGGCCTGGGTCAATACCGGCGGCACGATCGGGAAGGGCGCGACGCCGACCGACCTCAACCAGATCCCGGCGGCAGGGATCGGCCGTATCGAGATCCTGCGCGACGGTGCCTCGGCGCAATATGGCTCCGACGCGATCGCGGGCGTCATCAACATCCTGCTTCGGACCGATACCGCGCTGCATGCCACGGCCAGCGCGGGCACGACCTATGACGGCGGTGGCGACACCTATGAGGTCTCGCTGGGTGGCGGGCTGAAGCTGGGGGAGGACGGCTTCGTCAACGTCACCGGCTATTATCGCGATCATCAGGCGGCGAACCGTGCGCAGCCGGACACGCGGCAATTCTATTTCGGCCTCTCGCCCACGGGCGCGCCGCAGCCATTGTCGTCGCGCTATGGGGCGGGGATCGGGCTCAATCCGCCCGGCGGTGTCACGGGAACACGGCTTGACCCGCGCGAGGCCAGCGTCGACCGCAACGTCTGGCGCTTCGCCGATCAGGGCGACATCAAGGACGGCTCCGTCCTGGTCAATCTCAGCAAGCCGCTCGGCAGCGTCGAACTCTATGGCTTTGGCGGCTATCGCTTGAGCAGGGCGAAGAGCAACGCCTCGTTCCGCCGTCCGGGGCAGGACGAGAATGTCCGTGCGATCTACCCGAACGGCTTCCTGCCTTTCGTCGATACCGAAAGTACAGACTATACCGGCGCGCTCGGCCTGCGCGGCGATCTGGCCGGTTGGAAGTGGGACCTGTCGAGCGTCTATGGCGGCAACCGCATCGCATATCGGACACGGAACACGCTCAACGCCACGCTGGGGACCGCCAGCCCCACGCGCTTCTATAACGGCCGCTATGGCAATTCGCAGTGGACGACCGACCTGACCCTCTCGAACAGTGTCGAGGCGGGGCTGGCTGCGCCGATCGACGTCGCGATCGGGGCGGAATATCGCCGTGACGGGTACAAGATCGGCGCCGGCGAGCTGGCCAGCTATCAATATGGGCCCGCACGCGTACTCGACGGCCCGAATGCCGGCGCGATCCCGACGATCGGGTCGCAGGGTTTCGCGGGCATTCAGCCAAGCGACACGGTCGATGTCCACCGCGACGCGATCAGCGCCTTCGCGGAAGCCGGACTGGAACCGCTGCACGGCTGGACGGTCGATCTCGCCGGACGCTATGAGCATTATTCGGACTTCGGCGACACCTGGAACGGGCAGGCGTCGACGCGCCTCGCCCTGCCGGCGGGGTTCGCCCTGCGCGGGTCCATCGGCACCGGCTTCCACGCGCCCAGTCTTGCCCAGCAATATTTCAGTTCGACCAGCAGCCGGACGATCGTCAACAACACGACCGGTTTCCCCGAATTCGTCCTCGTCCGCACCGCGCCGGTCGGCTCGGCCCTCGCCAAGGCCCTCGGCGCCCAGGCCTTGAAACCCGAGACGTCGACCAACTTCGGCGGTGGCCTGACGTACGCGGCTGGCCGTCTGACGGCGTCGGTCGACTATTATCATATCGACATCGACGACCGGATCATGCTGTCGTCCAACTATGTCGATGCGTCGGGCAGCCGCCGTTTGCGCGACTATCTCGCCGGTATCGGTATTCCGGGCGTGACCAGCGTCCGCTACTTCACCAACGCGGTCGACACCCGGACGCAAGGTGTCGACGTGACCGCGGCCTATGCAACCCCGCTGGGCGGGTGGGGCGACCTGAAGCTGACGGCGGCGTATAATCATAACCTGACACGGCTGCGTCGTATCGCGGCGACGCCCCCGCAAATTACGGCGCTGGGTATCACGACACCGCTGTTCGACGTCGTCGAACGGACGCGCGTCGAGCGCGGCCAGCCGCGCGACAAGGTAGCGCTGGGGACGACCCTCCGGACCGGGCCGATCACCTTCGATGTGCGCGCCACCCGCTATGGCCGGGTCGAGCAAGTGGCGCTGACCAACCAGACGCCTGCCGCCGTCGCCCTGATCGCGCAAGGATCGACGCCCTATCGCACATTGCCGACCGAATCCGGGACGCGGGGCAATGTCGATGTCATCCAGCAGCTGGAGCCGAAATGGGTGACGGATTTCAGCTTCACCGGGCAGGTCAACCGCAACCTGGCGGTGACGGTGGGCGCCAACAATCTGTTCAACGTCTACCCGACCGAGAACATCCGGTCGACCGCCGCGCTGACCGGCGCCGATACGTTCGGTGTCTTTCCGTACAGCGAATTCTCACCCTTCGGCTTCAGCGGTGCCTTTTATTATGTTCGCGCCGGAGTGAGCTTCTGA
- a CDS encoding histidinol-phosphate transaminase: protein MAALLNRREWIAMGAAVAATPAIGTGLAARTRLSLNENAWGPSPNVAPAIRAAAIGVERYVEQAEVDALARQIARLEGVAPEQVVIGEVLEALGLFLARRRAGGGEIVFSAPGYTALVDAAAPLGGRGRPVPLNGRLENDLPALSRAVGGDTLAVSLVNPHNPSGTVSEAGAWHAFLADVSRRTLAVVDEAYLEYDDLAGLSAIRHVRAGRNVLVFRTLAKIYGLAGLSVGYAVSQAPLATALRQAGIGAPHSLSRPALVAAGAALADQDHVAMVRDRTAGERRRLHTALDALSLRHTDARGNFVFFRTPAAGRLRAAAATPGIEIAKPFPPLDDWVRVTVGRPAENDRFLAVLRQVAG from the coding sequence ATGGCGGCGCTGCTCAACCGGCGCGAGTGGATCGCGATGGGCGCGGCGGTGGCCGCGACACCGGCGATCGGCACTGGTCTTGCCGCACGGACCCGGCTGTCACTCAACGAGAACGCCTGGGGGCCGTCGCCAAACGTCGCGCCCGCCATCCGTGCGGCGGCGATTGGCGTGGAGCGCTATGTCGAGCAGGCTGAGGTGGACGCGCTCGCCCGGCAGATCGCCCGCCTCGAAGGCGTCGCGCCCGAGCAGGTCGTGATCGGCGAAGTGCTCGAAGCACTCGGGCTGTTCCTGGCGCGCAGGCGGGCAGGGGGTGGCGAGATCGTCTTCTCGGCACCCGGCTATACGGCGCTGGTCGATGCCGCGGCCCCGCTTGGTGGGCGGGGCAGGCCGGTGCCGCTCAATGGGCGGTTGGAGAACGACCTGCCGGCATTGTCGCGTGCGGTCGGCGGGGACACATTGGCCGTGTCGCTGGTGAACCCTCACAATCCTTCCGGCACAGTGAGCGAGGCGGGGGCGTGGCATGCCTTTCTGGCCGACGTGTCCCGCCGGACTCTGGCCGTAGTGGACGAGGCGTATCTCGAATATGACGACCTCGCCGGGCTGTCGGCGATCCGGCACGTGCGGGCGGGGCGCAACGTGCTCGTCTTCCGCACCCTCGCCAAGATCTATGGGCTGGCGGGACTGTCGGTCGGTTATGCCGTTTCGCAGGCGCCGCTGGCGACCGCCTTGCGTCAGGCGGGGATCGGCGCGCCGCATTCCCTGTCCCGCCCTGCGCTTGTGGCGGCCGGCGCGGCGCTGGCGGATCAAGACCATGTCGCCATGGTGCGCGACCGGACGGCGGGGGAGCGGCGGCGGCTTCACACGGCGCTCGACGCGCTGTCGCTCCGCCACACCGATGCGCGCGGGAACTTCGTCTTCTTCCGCACGCCGGCAGCAGGCCGCCTTCGCGCTGCGGCCGCCACGCCAGGCATCGAGATTGCCAAGCCGTTCCCCCCGCTCGATGACTGGGTACGCGTGACGGTCGGACGACCGGCGGAGAACGACCGCTTTCTTGCCGTGCTGCGGCAGGTGGCCGGATGA
- a CDS encoding LysR family transcriptional regulator, with translation MDRLTSMAIFVSVVDLGSFTAAAKAHDISATMVAKHVNALEARLDTRLLHRTTRRLSPTEAGRRFAESCRRVLADVAIAEAVGAEVAQTPVGRLRIAAPIAFGTERVAPLLATYLDRFPDMQAELVLGDRKVDLIEEGFDLAFRIGALEDDWLVAHPLAPYRLILAAAPGYVERHGHPETPDDLLEHRLIGFAQFGADDRWTLVGPGGEHVVPLPPPRLRINHAAALRQAAVAGYGIILQSRVTLDGDLASGRLIPVLADYAPEPRPLTLVRLPDRRMTAGLRAFVDMAVSAFSDDA, from the coding sequence ATGGACCGATTGACCAGCATGGCGATCTTCGTATCCGTGGTCGACCTCGGCAGCTTTACCGCCGCGGCCAAGGCGCACGACATTTCGGCAACGATGGTGGCCAAGCACGTCAATGCACTGGAAGCGCGGCTCGACACCCGTCTGCTGCACCGGACGACCCGGCGGTTGTCGCCGACCGAGGCCGGTCGGCGCTTCGCCGAATCCTGTCGCCGCGTGCTGGCGGATGTCGCGATCGCGGAGGCGGTGGGGGCCGAGGTGGCGCAGACGCCGGTCGGTCGGCTTCGCATCGCCGCACCGATCGCCTTCGGCACCGAACGGGTCGCGCCCTTGCTGGCCACCTATCTCGACCGCTTTCCGGACATGCAGGCGGAACTGGTGCTGGGCGACCGCAAGGTCGATCTGATCGAGGAAGGCTTCGACCTGGCCTTTCGGATCGGTGCGCTGGAGGACGACTGGCTGGTCGCCCATCCGCTCGCTCCCTATCGGCTGATACTCGCCGCCGCGCCGGGCTATGTGGAACGGCACGGTCATCCGGAGACGCCCGACGACTTGCTCGAACATCGGCTGATCGGTTTCGCGCAATTCGGTGCGGACGACCGCTGGACGCTGGTCGGTCCGGGCGGTGAGCATGTCGTACCGCTGCCCCCGCCCCGCCTGCGCATCAATCACGCAGCCGCCCTGCGGCAGGCGGCGGTCGCGGGCTATGGCATCATCCTGCAATCGCGCGTGACGCTGGACGGTGATCTGGCGTCAGGGCGCCTGATCCCCGTCCTGGCGGATTACGCGCCCGAACCTCGTCCGCTGACGCTCGTCCGCCTGCCCGATCGTCGCATGACGGCAGGCCTGCGCGCCTTTGTCGACATGGCGGTCTCGGCGTTCAGCGACGATGCATAG
- a CDS encoding quinone oxidoreductase, giving the protein MKALFFDRFGGPEVLRYGDLSDQALDAGSVLVETSAVGLNFADIYRRQGVYVLDGEAPWIGGYEGAGRIVTVGTGVDRWRVGQRVGFLDVPRAHAERVYAPADRLVALPDDVDDRTAAALLLQGVTAQYLVEDSGRLSAGDRVLVQAASGGVGRLLTQMAAALGAEVHALASTPSKREQARSNGASAVYGYDDWVAQVRRATGDGVNVVYDSIGTTLHDSLAALRPGGRVVIFGKAGGTPPAIDPLSLMEHSKGVVGGDLWTYLNRAESRQSRADRLFAALRAGTITAPAITAFPLSEGAAAHRLLKDRSFAGKIVLIPDGPR; this is encoded by the coding sequence GTGAAGGCGTTGTTTTTCGATCGGTTCGGGGGCCCCGAGGTCCTGCGCTATGGCGATCTTTCGGATCAGGCTCTCGACGCTGGTTCGGTGTTGGTGGAGACCAGCGCGGTCGGCCTGAACTTCGCCGACATCTATCGCCGTCAGGGCGTCTATGTGCTGGACGGCGAGGCGCCATGGATCGGCGGCTATGAGGGTGCCGGGCGCATCGTTACGGTCGGGACCGGCGTGGATCGCTGGCGGGTCGGGCAGCGGGTCGGGTTTCTCGACGTGCCGCGCGCCCATGCCGAACGGGTGTACGCGCCCGCCGATCGTCTGGTCGCACTGCCGGACGATGTCGATGACCGCACGGCCGCCGCGCTGTTGCTGCAAGGCGTGACGGCGCAATATCTGGTCGAGGATAGCGGCAGGCTGTCGGCAGGCGACCGGGTGCTGGTCCAGGCCGCATCGGGCGGCGTCGGGCGGCTGCTGACCCAGATGGCGGCGGCGCTGGGCGCCGAGGTCCATGCGCTGGCCTCGACGCCGTCCAAGCGCGAACAGGCGCGGTCGAATGGCGCAAGTGCAGTCTATGGCTATGACGATTGGGTGGCGCAGGTGCGGCGGGCGACCGGGGACGGCGTCAATGTGGTCTATGATTCGATCGGCACCACGCTCCACGACAGCCTCGCCGCCTTGCGTCCCGGTGGCCGCGTGGTGATCTTCGGCAAGGCGGGTGGTACGCCGCCCGCGATCGATCCGCTGTCGCTGATGGAGCATTCCAAGGGTGTCGTTGGCGGCGATCTTTGGACCTATCTCAACCGCGCCGAAAGCCGACAGAGCCGCGCCGACCGGCTGTTCGCGGCCTTGCGGGCTGGCACCATCACTGCGCCTGCGATCACCGCTTTCCCGCTGAGCGAAGGCGCCGCCGCCCATCGACTGCTGAAGGATCGCAGCTTCGCGGGCAAAATTGTCCTGATCCCCGACGGTCCACGGTAA
- a CDS encoding efflux RND transporter permease subunit — MSAVSIPSTPALDIAEASSARPTVSIFANCSGATPQTLNDSVVSLVQRALSSVKNLLYFESSADTLGLATITVTVDRRGSGQFCPRSCDPSAVDGRRRLRSAGKR; from the coding sequence GTGAGCGCGGTCAGCATCCCCAGCACACCCGCATTGGACATCGCCGAAGCCAGCTCGGCGCGGCCAACCGTCAGCATCTTCGCCAATTGTTCCGGTGCCACGCCGCAGACGCTGAACGACAGCGTCGTCTCACTCGTCCAGCGCGCGCTGTCGAGCGTGAAGAACCTCCTCTATTTCGAGAGTTCGGCCGACACTTTGGGCTTGGCTACGATCACCGTTACCGTGGACCGTCGGGGATCAGGACAATTTTGCCCGCGAAGCTGCGATCCTTCAGCAGTCGATGGGCGGCGGCGCCTTCGCTCAGCGGGAAAGCGGTGA
- a CDS encoding 2Fe-2S iron-sulfur cluster-binding protein, whose product MVTIEVITRDGNHTEVEAAADVSVMEAIRDTGIGELLAMCGGCCSCATCHVYVEAGGGDLPPPGPDEDDLLDSSAYRTDRSRLACQLTMRDMGTGYRIRIAPED is encoded by the coding sequence ATGGTAACGATCGAGGTCATTACCCGTGACGGCAACCATACCGAGGTCGAGGCCGCCGCAGATGTCAGCGTCATGGAAGCGATCCGGGATACCGGTATCGGCGAGTTGCTGGCGATGTGCGGCGGATGCTGTTCCTGCGCGACCTGCCACGTCTATGTTGAGGCCGGGGGAGGGGACTTGCCGCCGCCCGGCCCCGACGAAGACGACCTGCTCGACAGCAGCGCCTATCGCACTGACCGATCCCGCCTGGCCTGCCAACTGACCATGCGGGATATGGGCACGGGATACCGGATACGCATCGCGCCCGAGGATTAG